Proteins encoded together in one Oenanthe melanoleuca isolate GR-GAL-2019-014 chromosome 7, OMel1.0, whole genome shotgun sequence window:
- the SLC40A1 gene encoding solute carrier family 40 member 1: MARAAEPEGRRRGGSVIAYFTSAKFLLYLGHALSTWGDRMWHFAVSVFLVELYGNSLLLTAVYGLVVAGSVLLLGALIGDWVDKNSRLKVAQTSLIVQNSSVILCGVILMIIFLFKTQLLTLYHGWLLTLCYILVITIANIANLASTATAITIQRDWIVVVAGEDRSKLADMNATIRRIDQLTNILAPMAVGQIMTFGSPMIGCGFISGWNLMSMCVEYLLLWKVYQKTPTLARKSAKVEASELKQLNVKKESDTKPAEGVQLIIEKDVTGFEPQQEKEVGCTARIAEPFITFRDGWVAYYNQPVFLAGMGLAFLYMTVLGFDCITTGYAYTQGLSGSVLSLLMGASAVTGIMGTVAFTWLRRKCGLIRTGLISGVAQLACLILCVISVFMPGSPMDLTVSPFADISARLFENEPLPTIASPEPEMILATGMPNVLNGSIAPADSDPEMSPEPVPLLSVSLLFAGVIAARVGLWSFDLTVTQLLQENVIESERGIINGVQNSMNYLLDLLHFIMVILAPNPEAFGLLVLISVSFVAMGHIMYFRFAQKSLGKQLFVCHTPDPKAAPDSSPPGNTSTV, from the exons GGAGATCGTATGTGGCATTTTGCTGTGTCTGTATTCCTGGTTGAACTTTATGGAAACAGCTTACTCCTGACTGCTGTCTATGGCCTGGTTGTGGCAGGATCTGTTCTTCTCCTGGGAGCCCTTATTGGAGACTGGGTGGACAAGAACTCCAGACTCAAAG TGGCCCAGACATCCTTGATTGTGCAGAATTCATCTGTCATCCTGTGTGGTGTTATCCTGATGATTATCTTCTTGTTTAAGACACAGCTCTTGACATTATACCATGGATGGCTTCTT ACATTGTGCTATATCCTGGTTATCACAATAGCAAATATTGCCAATTtggccagcactgccacagcgATCACAATTCAGAGGGACTGGATTGTTGTGGTTGCAGGGGAAGACAGAAGCAAACTGGCAG ATATGAATGCCACAATAAGAAGAATTGATCAGCTGACCAATATCTTGGCCCCAATGGCTGTTGGTCAGATAATGACATTTGGCTCCCCAATGATTGGCTGTGGATTCATCTCTGGCTGGAACCTGATGTCAATGTGTGTGGAATATCTGTTGCTCTGGAAGGTTTATCAGAAAACCCCTACTCTGGCTCGCAAATCTGCAAAAGTCGAAGCATCGGAACTGAAACAGCTGAATGTAAAGAAAG AGAGTGACACAAAACCTGCTGAAGGAGTACAGTTAATTATTGAGAAAGATGTAACTGGCTTTGAGccccagcaggagaaggaagtcGGCTGCACTGCCCGGATTGCCGAGCCTTTCATAACGTTCCGGGATGGATGGGTTGCGTACTACAACCAGCCAGTGTTCCTTGCAGGCATGGGCCTTGCATTTCTGTATATGACTGTTCTGGGATTCGATTGTATCACTACAGGCTATGCATACACTCAGGGGCTGAGTGGTTCTGTGCTAAGCCTCCTCATGGGTGCCTCAGCAGTCACTGGAATCATGGGAACAGTAGCTTTCACTTGGCTCCGGCGCAAGTGTGGCCTCATCCGCACGGGCCTGATTTCTGGAGTTGCTCAGTTGGCTTGTCTGATCTTATGTGTCATCTCTGTATTTATGCCTGGAAGTCCTATGGATTTGACTGTTTCCCCATTTGCTGACATCAGTGCCAGGCTGTTTGAGAATGAGCCATTGCCTACTATAGCATCTCCAGAACCTGAAATGATTTTGGCAACTGGAATGCCCAACGTGTTGAACGGGTCTATTGCTCCTGCTGACAGTGACCCAGAGATGAGTCCTGAGCCCGTGCCTTTACTCTCTGTTAGTCTCCTGTTTGCAGGAGTCATTGCTGCTAGAGTTG GCCTTTGGTCCTTTGATTTGACTGTCACACAGTTACTCCAAGAAAACGTCATAGAATCTGAAAGAGGCATCATAAATGGTGTCCAAAACTCCATGAATTATCTTCTTGACTTGCTGCACTTCATCATGGTCATCTTGGCCCCAAACCCTGAAGCTTTTGGCTTATTGGTGcttatttctgtgtcttttgtTGCAATGGGTCACATAATGTACTTCAGATTTGCCCAGAAAAGCTTGggaaaacagctttttgtttGTCACACTCCTGATCCCAAAGCAGCCCCTGACAGTTCACCACCTGGTAATACATCTACTGTCTGA